In one Haloarcula taiwanensis genomic region, the following are encoded:
- a CDS encoding transcriptional regulator: MTDEPQYAVEATQTSVAILEALVDATEPVGVTELGNTVGVSKSVAHNHLSTLRAAGYVVKRGAKYEASLRPLALGERTREGLRFYQAAKQQLDNLAAATGETTMLFVLEETAGVPVSISEPEGGWSVPFRPGERLPLHVNAMGKALLASLPSDRVESVLDETDLVAPTDATIVDPDELTKELRRIRDDGIAFCRGEQYEGIVGVAAPLPDVGANRIAALGIAGPVERLNGRYLREDITGQVLSTTKSIQIDLTPN, encoded by the coding sequence ATGACTGACGAACCACAGTATGCGGTTGAAGCAACCCAGACATCCGTGGCGATTCTCGAAGCACTTGTCGACGCGACAGAACCTGTCGGCGTCACAGAGCTTGGCAATACCGTCGGGGTTTCCAAGAGCGTCGCCCACAACCATCTTTCTACGTTACGTGCGGCCGGATACGTGGTCAAGCGCGGGGCGAAGTATGAGGCGTCGCTCCGTCCACTGGCTCTCGGTGAGCGAACGCGTGAGGGACTTCGTTTCTATCAGGCGGCGAAGCAACAACTGGACAATCTCGCAGCGGCAACAGGGGAAACAACCATGCTGTTCGTCCTCGAAGAAACGGCCGGTGTCCCGGTGTCAATCTCCGAACCTGAGGGCGGTTGGTCAGTCCCGTTTCGCCCGGGCGAACGATTACCACTTCACGTCAACGCCATGGGTAAAGCATTGCTGGCGTCGCTCCCGAGTGATCGCGTCGAATCGGTTCTCGATGAAACGGATCTTGTTGCACCGACTGACGCAACTATCGTGGATCCAGATGAACTCACCAAGGAACTGCGACGAATCCGCGACGACGGAATCGCGTTCTGCAGGGGAGAACAGTATGAGGGAATCGTCGGTGTTGCTGCCCCGCTCCCTGATGTCGGTGCCAACCGGATCGCTGCGCTGGGGATCGCTGGCCCTGTTGAACGCCTGAACGGCCGATACCTGAGAGAAGATATCACTGGGCAAGTCCTCAGCACGACGAAATCCATTCAGATCGACCTCACACCAAACTGA
- a CDS encoding VapC toxin family PIN domain ribonuclease translates to MAVVTQDSEQSAAARELLNTTENLHVSVLNLMELRSVLSKKKQFERDRVDQIEARITSRTTVTFPDASDMLAANQLQSDTLLYPMDALVLTAADAIEGTLVSFDRELVEQGAVRPEEVLAESS, encoded by the coding sequence ATTGCAGTTGTCACACAGGACAGTGAGCAATCAGCAGCAGCCCGCGAGCTACTGAATACCACTGAGAACCTCCATGTCTCCGTTCTCAATTTGATGGAACTGCGTAGTGTTCTCAGTAAGAAAAAGCAATTCGAGCGCGATCGGGTTGACCAGATTGAAGCCCGAATCACCTCACGGACGACAGTCACGTTTCCCGACGCATCGGATATGCTAGCTGCAAACCAACTCCAGTCTGACACCCTCCTGTACCCAATGGACGCACTTGTTCTGACAGCAGCTGACGCAATCGAGGGAACGTTGGTTTCGTTTGATAGGGAACTTGTCGAACAGGGGGCAGTACGACCGGAGGAAGTACTTGCAGAGTCGTCTTAG
- a CDS encoding radical SAM protein, which produces MTDDHEDVRTGEDPTKAILSESGLNSKHLCDYVVNVATGCRHGCKFCYVPSTPNIRARPDMLEEEADVDNGQKEWGSYVLYRDGLGERLDEHLDRKRSWNPTKRGQGVVGVSFSTDCYMDGRAGKITRNVVDALTSHEKHTRVLTRNPILALQDLDVFQDGGEHVTIGSSIPCMDADQVGAIEPSAPAPELRLKGLKEFNEHGVQTFVSMSPTYPTQDKADLREQLERVAECDPAVVFHEPINPRGGNFEMTVEAARDAGETELAEELDTLRSRERWVKYATNHLRWVQEIGRELDLPVHLWPDKQLIKHVDEETAAWMQHWRERQSPEEFAGRDVPQEPAPATPVGVE; this is translated from the coding sequence ATGACAGACGACCACGAAGACGTTCGGACGGGAGAAGACCCTACGAAGGCGATTCTCAGCGAATCGGGGCTCAACAGCAAGCATCTGTGTGACTACGTTGTCAACGTAGCGACAGGCTGTCGGCATGGCTGCAAGTTCTGCTATGTTCCCTCGACGCCGAACATTCGAGCGCGGCCGGATATGCTCGAAGAAGAGGCTGACGTTGATAACGGGCAGAAAGAGTGGGGAAGCTACGTGCTCTATCGCGACGGACTGGGTGAACGGCTTGACGAGCATCTAGACCGGAAGCGTTCTTGGAATCCAACCAAGCGAGGACAGGGCGTTGTTGGAGTCTCTTTTTCTACTGATTGCTATATGGATGGTCGTGCGGGGAAGATTACCCGCAATGTCGTGGATGCATTAACCAGTCATGAAAAACACACACGGGTCCTAACGCGGAATCCGATTCTGGCGTTGCAGGATCTGGATGTATTTCAGGATGGGGGCGAGCACGTCACCATCGGCTCATCGATTCCGTGTATGGATGCCGATCAAGTCGGAGCAATTGAGCCAAGTGCGCCAGCGCCGGAGTTGCGGTTGAAGGGCCTGAAAGAATTCAACGAACATGGCGTTCAGACGTTCGTCAGCATGAGTCCGACTTATCCCACGCAAGACAAAGCTGACCTTCGGGAGCAGTTGGAGCGGGTTGCTGAGTGTGATCCGGCTGTAGTATTTCACGAGCCGATTAATCCCCGTGGCGGGAACTTCGAGATGACTGTCGAGGCAGCGCGGGACGCTGGTGAAACGGAGTTAGCTGAAGAGTTGGATACGTTGCGATCTCGTGAGCGGTGGGTCAAGTATGCGACGAATCACCTACGATGGGTTCAGGAGATTGGGCGTGAGCTCGACCTACCGGTCCATCTGTGGCCCGATAAGCAACTGATCAAGCACGTCGATGAAGAGACAGCGGCTTGGATGCAGCATTGGCGGGAGCGCCAGTCGCCTGAAGAGTTTGCGGGACGGGATGTGCCGCAGGAGCCTGCGCCTGCCACTCCTGTCGGAGTAGAGTAG
- a CDS encoding radical SAM protein, with protein sequence MELTWDTGDSWFERTYAVEHAGETVATFDDHPTLDTLRELSRQHGVPTERLDLWQAGLLCTQCNDEINDRFAANPQGDLLCWDCATDTESHDEHGITVNTDPTKSVMSESHLHTKSLCDHVINVATGCRHGCEFCYVPTTPAIDSRDEMLAEQANVDDPQTDWGSYLLYRDDLPERLENILDERDPSERKQTERGRGVVMLSSGTDCYQDRRTAQITRGAVAELITHDIPIRILTRSPAVTRDIDLFQAAGDHITVGSSIPSFDATLVRAMEPNAPPPMTRWQALDELQQAGVSVFVSMSPTYPTMGEDDFHELLSYFRALGEVVVFHEPINPRGQNFQQCLDAAEQAGYGDVVTELQQMQDSHQYWVEYALEQLNTVQQVATRFDGLEVHSWPDDELVRSTSGQLRSKLNAMQEAVSPESFSERNTDVSPEQSELARDGESIEHLI encoded by the coding sequence ATGGAACTCACTTGGGACACCGGCGATAGCTGGTTCGAACGGACATACGCCGTCGAACACGCCGGGGAGACGGTCGCCACGTTCGACGACCATCCGACACTCGACACGCTTCGCGAACTCTCACGACAACACGGTGTCCCAACTGAACGGCTCGACCTCTGGCAAGCCGGGCTGCTGTGTACACAGTGCAACGACGAAATCAACGACCGCTTTGCCGCCAATCCACAGGGTGACCTGCTATGTTGGGACTGTGCCACTGACACCGAAAGCCACGACGAGCATGGGATTACGGTCAACACTGACCCAACGAAGTCGGTGATGAGCGAATCCCATCTCCACACCAAGAGTCTCTGTGACCACGTTATCAACGTCGCCACCGGATGCCGGCACGGCTGTGAGTTCTGCTACGTGCCAACCACGCCGGCTATCGACAGTCGCGATGAGATGCTCGCTGAGCAGGCTAATGTCGACGATCCACAGACCGACTGGGGGAGCTATCTGCTGTACCGGGACGACCTCCCAGAGCGACTGGAGAACATCCTCGACGAACGTGATCCCAGTGAGCGCAAGCAGACTGAGCGCGGTCGGGGCGTTGTGATGCTGTCCAGCGGCACTGACTGTTACCAGGACCGACGGACGGCTCAGATCACACGTGGCGCTGTCGCCGAACTCATCACACACGATATTCCCATCCGAATTCTCACGCGAAGCCCTGCCGTGACTCGGGATATCGACCTCTTCCAAGCCGCCGGTGACCACATTACCGTTGGCTCGTCGATTCCCTCGTTCGATGCCACACTCGTCAGGGCGATGGAACCGAACGCCCCACCTCCGATGACTCGCTGGCAGGCGTTAGACGAACTCCAGCAGGCCGGTGTGTCGGTGTTCGTCTCAATGTCGCCGACATACCCGACGATGGGCGAAGACGACTTTCACGAGCTACTCAGCTACTTCAGAGCGCTCGGTGAGGTTGTCGTCTTCCACGAACCAATCAACCCGAGGGGCCAGAACTTCCAGCAGTGTCTCGACGCCGCCGAGCAAGCCGGCTACGGCGACGTTGTCACCGAACTCCAACAGATGCAAGACAGCCATCAGTACTGGGTCGAGTATGCTCTTGAGCAACTGAACACGGTCCAGCAGGTCGCAACGCGCTTCGACGGGCTCGAAGTGCACTCCTGGCCAGACGATGAACTGGTGCGCTCGACGAGCGGCCAACTGCGGTCAAAGCTCAACGCGATGCAAGAGGCCGTCTCACCGGAGTCATTCTCCGAGCGTAATACAGATGTCTCGCCTGAGCAGTCCGAGTTAGCCCGGGACGGCGAGTCCATAGAGCATCTCATCTAA
- a CDS encoding molecular chaperone DnaK, protein MTLSNLPIGIDLGTTNSVVATVSDGGFEVVPNARGDKKTPSVVSYDQDSQSVFAGRQADNRAIHHPEKTVKSVKRHMGTDETFSLGPDQYHPEEISGLILKKLIEDAGNELNRPLSNAVITVPAYFSDAQRRATKRAGEIAGIDVDRVLPEPTAACLAYGLQSTAGKRVLVYDLGGGTFDCSAVKIDDGVIETLGVDGATDLGGDDYDSLIVNWVADTIADEYGSPPALNNPKVNQRLFGAAKEVKHELSSRTSAIHQLPFLELQNGDTIDYELNITRGEFAEITAGPTQETIDIMNGFLNDLGLTPSQFDDVLLVGGATRIPAIRSAVEQFFGQEPRTDLNPDQIVALGAATQAAILNDIEVPAVSTTNIVPSTEASQGEAAINEGSNPILIDALPRTLGVELQEPRTNDTYFQPLIQSGESIPARAEINVTPVRAHQTKTRFTIYQGDEGTLEGNDEIGELVLGPYPPKELDEYSQRATMEIDSDGIITFTAVSLDADVSDTTEIETRFNREEETLGGTNPDLPALHR, encoded by the coding sequence ATGACACTATCCAATCTTCCAATCGGGATTGACCTCGGCACTACCAACAGTGTCGTCGCAACCGTCTCCGACGGCGGATTTGAGGTTGTCCCAAATGCGCGTGGAGACAAGAAAACGCCCTCAGTCGTCAGCTACGATCAAGACTCCCAGAGTGTGTTTGCCGGCAGGCAGGCCGATAATCGAGCCATTCACCATCCTGAGAAGACGGTCAAATCAGTCAAGCGCCACATGGGGACAGACGAAACGTTCTCACTTGGACCAGATCAATATCATCCCGAAGAAATCAGTGGCCTCATCCTCAAGAAACTCATTGAAGACGCCGGAAATGAACTGAATCGACCCCTCTCTAACGCCGTCATTACCGTCCCAGCATATTTTTCAGATGCACAGCGCCGCGCTACCAAACGAGCCGGGGAAATTGCTGGGATCGATGTCGACCGCGTGCTTCCAGAGCCGACAGCCGCCTGTCTCGCCTATGGGCTCCAATCTACAGCCGGAAAGCGGGTCCTCGTTTACGACCTTGGCGGTGGCACCTTCGACTGCTCGGCCGTGAAGATCGATGACGGTGTCATTGAAACTTTAGGCGTCGACGGAGCGACTGATCTTGGGGGCGACGACTACGATAGTCTCATAGTTAATTGGGTTGCTGATACCATTGCAGACGAATACGGGAGTCCTCCTGCTCTTAATAATCCGAAGGTTAATCAGCGACTATTCGGAGCAGCGAAAGAAGTCAAACACGAGTTATCGAGCCGAACATCGGCAATTCATCAACTCCCCTTCCTTGAACTTCAGAATGGGGACACCATTGATTATGAGTTGAACATAACCCGGGGAGAATTTGCTGAGATCACTGCCGGCCCAACTCAAGAAACAATCGACATCATGAACGGATTCCTCAACGACCTTGGACTCACCCCCAGTCAATTCGACGACGTCCTCTTGGTTGGCGGAGCTACTCGGATACCCGCCATCAGGTCTGCCGTCGAGCAGTTCTTCGGGCAGGAGCCTCGGACAGACCTCAACCCAGACCAGATCGTTGCGTTAGGGGCCGCTACACAGGCAGCCATCTTGAATGACATCGAAGTTCCAGCAGTTTCTACCACAAATATTGTTCCATCTACCGAAGCATCCCAAGGGGAAGCCGCTATCAACGAGGGTTCAAACCCAATCCTTATTGATGCACTGCCCCGGACACTTGGCGTTGAGCTTCAGGAGCCAAGAACGAACGATACCTACTTCCAACCGCTCATACAAAGCGGGGAGTCAATCCCAGCACGTGCTGAAATCAACGTCACCCCTGTTCGAGCACACCAAACTAAAACGAGGTTCACAATCTACCAGGGGGACGAAGGGACACTCGAAGGAAACGACGAAATCGGCGAACTCGTTCTTGGCCCGTACCCGCCGAAAGAATTAGACGAGTACAGCCAGCGTGCCACTATGGAGATCGATTCTGACGGAATTATCACTTTCACTGCCGTTTCACTTGATGCAGATGTATCGGACACGACCGAAATCGAAACTCGATTTAATAGAGAAGAAGAGACGCTCGGGGGCACGAATCCTGACCTTCCCGCTCTTCACCGATAG